From a single Intestinibaculum porci genomic region:
- a CDS encoding PTS sugar transporter subunit IIC codes for MDGFADALGRAGAWAGQNKYLGAIKNAFQNYMPATIAGAVGVLWCNVLVNNQTGLGKFWSGIMVLEVLNPIFSAMQFATIGCISIGICMLVGQEIAEANGEKGAYPAVLSFILLLMVTPTNFSIFYDTKKKAASYIAANRTGAIDAATKSFGKAVGSFSAIESSYIAATGLFTALLVGIIGLEIYNMFRKNDHLKIKMPEQVPPGVAKAFEVLIPTVLTCIVVGLVELVVQLLTGSELNALIFNSVQKPLQNIIGNNIVAVCVLYIIISLFWCVGIHGNNMVSGVKEPIFRPLLYANVTAFRKGEKIPYVFNLTMLQMFGEFGGSGVTIGLVIAILIFSKREDNRTIAGISLVPGLFNINETVTFGIPLVLNPILDIPFLLAPCVCLIVGYILINIGFCPKIVVEVPWTCPPVIFGFIATGGNIFGAISQLIVIAVSFLVYTPFLFIYERQQNKESAAAE; via the coding sequence ATGGACGGTTTTGCAGACGCATTGGGACGTGCTGGTGCTTGGGCAGGCCAAAACAAATATTTGGGTGCCATTAAGAACGCGTTCCAAAACTACATGCCAGCGACCATTGCCGGTGCAGTTGGCGTATTATGGTGTAACGTATTAGTTAACAATCAGACAGGTTTAGGAAAATTCTGGAGCGGAATTATGGTTCTGGAAGTTTTAAATCCGATCTTCTCCGCTATGCAGTTCGCCACAATTGGATGTATTTCAATTGGTATTTGTATGTTAGTAGGGCAGGAAATTGCCGAAGCTAACGGTGAAAAAGGTGCTTATCCAGCAGTTTTAAGCTTTATCTTATTATTAATGGTAACACCTACAAACTTCTCAATCTTCTATGATACAAAGAAGAAAGCAGCTTCTTATATCGCTGCCAATCGAACGGGCGCGATCGATGCCGCGACCAAGAGTTTTGGTAAAGCGGTTGGCTCATTCTCAGCAATTGAATCCTCTTACATTGCGGCAACTGGTTTGTTCACTGCTTTATTAGTGGGGATCATTGGTTTGGAAATTTATAACATGTTCCGTAAAAATGATCATTTAAAGATCAAGATGCCTGAACAGGTTCCACCTGGAGTTGCGAAAGCATTCGAAGTTTTAATTCCTACTGTTTTAACTTGTATCGTTGTTGGTTTGGTTGAATTAGTTGTTCAGTTATTAACTGGCTCTGAATTAAATGCTTTAATCTTCAACTCAGTACAAAAACCATTACAGAACATCATTGGTAACAATATTGTGGCTGTATGTGTACTTTATATCATTATCTCATTATTCTGGTGCGTTGGGATCCATGGTAACAACATGGTTTCTGGTGTTAAGGAACCAATCTTCAGACCATTACTTTACGCTAACGTAACAGCTTTCAGAAAAGGCGAAAAGATTCCTTATGTCTTCAACTTAACAATGTTACAGATGTTTGGTGAATTCGGTGGCTCTGGGGTTACAATCGGTTTAGTTATCGCGATCTTAATCTTCTCTAAACGTGAAGATAACAGAACAATCGCTGGTATCTCTCTTGTTCCAGGTTTATTCAATATCAATGAAACAGTGACATTTGGTATTCCACTTGTCTTAAACCCAATCTTAGATATCCCATTCTTATTAGCACCTTGTGTATGTTTAATTGTTGGTTATATCTTAATTAACATTGGCTTCTGTCCAAAAATCGTTGTGGAAGTTCCTTGGACTTGTCCACCAGTCATCTTCGGCTTTATCGCTACTGGCGGCAACATCTTCGGTGCCATCTCACAGTTAATCGTCATTGCTGTATCATTCTTAGTTTACACACCTTTCTTATTCATCTACGAAAGACAGCAGAACAAAGAATCTGCAGCTGCAGAATAA
- a CDS encoding response regulator transcription factor, whose translation MLNQLTVTLIHEDPKFSAQLSALLESHQMPVTTISTIDDLDENNINTSMIIIHETFPRLNLKKLLIANKLHRNALTLVLTNAVSGSYLESLLDSGADDYLTRPYTIEDIYQKLLSVYRNGILKPRNIYRFKDIILDTTTRSAFINDQVLSLTEKEFKLLTVLVKQPYQPHSNTALFEKLWGNAIYEDQTSLIAIMNSLINKLNAAGSYDHYIRKFGEESYMMDVR comes from the coding sequence ATGTTAAACCAATTAACCGTGACCCTGATTCATGAAGATCCCAAATTCAGTGCTCAGCTAAGCGCTTTATTAGAAAGTCATCAGATGCCCGTGACCACGATTAGCACTATTGATGATCTTGATGAAAACAATATCAACACATCGATGATCATCATCCATGAAACCTTTCCGCGTTTAAATCTCAAGAAGCTTTTGATTGCCAATAAACTGCATCGCAATGCCTTAACCTTAGTGTTAACCAATGCTGTCTCTGGCAGCTATTTAGAAAGCCTCTTAGATAGCGGTGCCGATGATTATCTGACGCGTCCTTATACGATTGAGGACATCTATCAGAAGTTACTCTCAGTGTACCGCAATGGTATCTTAAAGCCAAGAAATATCTATCGTTTTAAAGATATTATTTTGGATACAACAACCCGCAGCGCTTTCATTAATGATCAGGTTTTATCTTTAACCGAAAAAGAGTTTAAACTGCTCACTGTCTTAGTTAAACAGCCTTACCAGCCACACTCTAATACAGCGCTTTTTGAAAAGCTCTGGGGCAATGCAATCTATGAAGATCAGACATCCCTGATCGCCATTATGAACTCACTCATTAATAAATTAAATGCAGCGGGATCATATGATCACTATATCCGTAAATTTGGGGAAGAAAGCTATATGATGGATGTCAGATAG
- a CDS encoding glutamine synthetase III family protein, protein MEMKDLLDEYGCMTFSDDVMKERIPKSTYKAFHEALDNGEALPKEVATVIANAMKIWAIEHGATHFTHWFTPMTGLTAEKHDAFLEPTHDGSAVLEFSGKTLRKGEPDASSFPSGGLRATFEARGYTAWDCTSPAFVKDGSLYIPTLFCSYTGEALDKKTPLLRSVDALSKSSVRLLKKLGLEDVTSVSASVGAEQEYFLVADEYYQKRMDLRLTGRTLYGSMAPKGQELEDHYFGSIKRKVGAFMKDLDRELWKYGIPSKTKHNEVAPAQHEVACVYAKVNITTDNNHLLMQIAQDIAKKHGLRCLLHEKPFDGVNGSGKHNNWSVTTNTGVNLFNPGPNPIENLPFLATLAATIKGVDEYAELLRMSAASAGNDHRLGANEAPPAIISIFLGEELDDLVDTIVNGTALSDNTKERFKTGVAVVPDFSKDTTDRNRTSPFAFTGNKFEFRAVGSAQSVAGPNTVLNTILAEEFDQISDAIDAGEKPMDIIKRFLSEHKRIIFNGDGYSKEWEEEAARRGLPNNKNTVDAADCLLDEKNVELYSKHGVYTKVELDSRYEIMLENYSNTLQVEGLTALKMAKNEIYPAVVKYIGKVAKDAKDLAELGVDNSFLKANLEELTTLATKMNAQMATLEEKINTVRSADLDVKETAVFWRDEVLTAMADLRATADKLETLVDEKDWPMPNYVDLMFGI, encoded by the coding sequence ATGGAGATGAAAGACCTACTCGATGAATATGGCTGCATGACTTTCAGTGATGATGTCATGAAAGAACGTATTCCAAAATCTACTTACAAAGCTTTCCATGAAGCATTAGACAATGGTGAAGCTTTACCTAAAGAAGTGGCAACGGTAATTGCCAATGCCATGAAGATCTGGGCAATTGAACATGGGGCAACCCATTTTACACATTGGTTTACACCAATGACTGGTTTAACAGCTGAAAAACACGATGCATTCTTAGAACCAACTCACGATGGTAGTGCGGTGTTAGAATTCAGTGGTAAAACATTAAGAAAAGGTGAACCTGATGCTTCTTCATTCCCTTCAGGCGGTTTACGTGCAACATTCGAAGCGCGTGGCTATACTGCTTGGGACTGTACATCACCAGCCTTTGTAAAAGATGGTTCATTATATATTCCAACATTATTCTGTTCTTATACTGGTGAAGCATTGGATAAGAAAACACCTTTATTAAGATCTGTTGATGCTTTATCGAAATCATCAGTACGTTTATTAAAGAAATTAGGCTTGGAAGACGTGACAAGCGTATCTGCTTCAGTAGGGGCTGAACAGGAATATTTCTTAGTCGCTGATGAATATTATCAGAAACGTATGGACTTACGTTTAACTGGCCGTACTTTATATGGTTCAATGGCTCCTAAAGGACAGGAACTTGAAGATCATTACTTTGGTTCAATCAAACGTAAAGTCGGTGCTTTCATGAAGGACTTAGACCGTGAATTATGGAAATATGGTATTCCTTCAAAGACAAAACATAACGAAGTGGCACCAGCACAGCATGAAGTTGCCTGTGTTTACGCAAAGGTGAATATCACTACTGATAACAACCACTTATTAATGCAGATCGCTCAGGATATCGCTAAGAAACATGGTTTAAGATGCTTATTACATGAAAAACCATTCGATGGCGTGAACGGTTCTGGTAAACATAACAACTGGTCAGTTACGACAAATACTGGTGTGAACTTATTCAATCCAGGTCCAAACCCAATTGAAAACTTACCTTTCTTAGCTACTTTAGCAGCAACTATTAAAGGTGTTGATGAATACGCTGAATTATTAAGAATGTCCGCTGCCAGCGCTGGTAACGATCATCGTTTAGGGGCGAATGAAGCACCACCAGCTATCATCTCAATCTTCTTAGGGGAAGAATTAGATGACTTAGTAGATACCATCGTGAATGGCACTGCGTTAAGTGATAACACGAAAGAAAGATTCAAAACGGGGGTTGCCGTTGTACCTGATTTCTCTAAAGATACAACTGACCGTAACAGAACATCTCCATTTGCCTTCACAGGTAATAAATTCGAATTCCGTGCCGTTGGTTCAGCACAGTCAGTCGCTGGTCCAAACACTGTTTTAAATACCATCTTAGCTGAAGAATTTGATCAGATCAGTGATGCCATTGATGCTGGTGAAAAACCAATGGATATCATCAAGAGATTCTTATCTGAACATAAACGTATCATCTTCAATGGTGATGGCTATTCTAAGGAATGGGAAGAAGAAGCGGCAAGACGTGGCTTACCAAACAACAAGAATACCGTTGATGCGGCAGACTGCTTATTAGATGAAAAGAATGTAGAATTATATTCTAAACATGGTGTTTATACAAAAGTCGAATTAGACTCACGTTATGAAATTATGTTAGAAAACTATTCTAATACCCTTCAGGTTGAAGGTTTAACGGCCTTAAAGATGGCGAAGAATGAAATCTATCCAGCCGTTGTTAAATACATCGGTAAAGTCGCTAAAGACGCAAAAGACTTAGCGGAATTAGGCGTTGATAACAGCTTCTTAAAAGCAAACTTAGAAGAATTAACCACTTTAGCAACGAAGATGAATGCCCAGATGGCTACCTTAGAAGAAAAGATCAATACTGTCAGATCTGCAGACTTAGACGTCAAGGAAACCGCTGTTTTCTGGCGTGATGAAGTCTTAACAGCAATGGCTGATTTAAGAGCTACTGCTGATAAGTTAGAAACATTAGTTGATGAAAAAGATTGGCCAATGCCTAACTACGTTGATTTAATGTTCGGTATCTAG
- a CDS encoding GNAT family N-acetyltransferase, producing the protein MRIRLYKRDDLDDIMKLYYNAVHNINAQDYSDDELDVMAPQTADRYHWEASLAKNHTIVAEGDEGLLGFGNIGSTGFLDCLYVDVDHLHEGVAEAMLKHLENYAKAKGNHIINVYSPITAQAFFEKHGYALIEEAISEHKGVRILKYLMEKKF; encoded by the coding sequence ATGCGAATTAGATTATACAAACGAGATGATCTCGATGATATTATGAAGTTATATTACAATGCCGTTCATAACATTAATGCGCAGGACTATTCTGATGATGAATTAGATGTCATGGCCCCGCAGACTGCTGATCGTTATCACTGGGAAGCCAGTCTAGCGAAGAATCATACCATCGTTGCCGAAGGCGATGAAGGCTTACTTGGTTTTGGGAATATTGGCAGTACCGGTTTTCTCGATTGTCTTTATGTCGATGTCGATCATCTTCATGAAGGGGTCGCTGAGGCGATGTTAAAACACTTGGAAAACTATGCCAAAGCGAAAGGCAATCACATTATTAATGTGTATTCACCAATTACTGCTCAGGCCTTTTTTGAAAAACATGGCTATGCATTGATCGAAGAAGCGATCAGTGAGCATAAAGGTGTGCGTATTTTAAAATATCTTATGGAAAAGAAATTCTAG
- a CDS encoding glycoside hydrolase family 1 protein has translation MLDQNLKKFPKDFLWGASTSAYQVEGANHEDGKGDSCQDVKELPKGTAPLDVCADHYHHYREDIQLMAEMGFKTYRFSIAWTRILPNGIGDVNQKGIDHYNDVINTCLQYNIEPLVTMFHFDMPNALDEKGSWSNPESVDWFENYARVLFENFGDRVKYWLTINEQNMLTLVGPMIGTLRIPEGTKNVVKETYQQNHHMLVAQAKAMVLCHQMCPSAKIGPAPNISLVYPASCKPEDILAAQEFNAIRNWLYLDMAVYGRYNNLVWRYLEEHDATPSFAPGDKEALAEAHPDFIGFNYYNTATVKRAGLDVKKDEHADQQKGLSEPGYCEAVDNPNLVKTQFGWEIDPLGFRATMREIYSRYHLPMIVTENGLGAYDKLEDGKVHDDYRIAYLKAHIEQVKLAITDGVEMMGYCPWSALDLVSTHEGIRKRYGFIYVDTSDEEVGSLKRYRKDSFYWYKKVIASNGEDLSE, from the coding sequence ATGTTAGATCAGAACTTAAAAAAATTTCCAAAAGATTTCTTATGGGGCGCTTCTACCAGTGCTTATCAGGTGGAAGGAGCCAACCATGAAGATGGCAAAGGCGATTCCTGCCAGGATGTCAAAGAGCTGCCAAAAGGCACGGCTCCTTTAGATGTCTGCGCCGATCATTATCATCATTATCGTGAAGATATTCAGTTAATGGCAGAAATGGGCTTTAAGACTTATCGTTTCTCCATCGCCTGGACCCGTATTTTACCTAATGGTATCGGCGATGTGAATCAGAAGGGGATCGATCATTACAATGATGTGATCAATACCTGCTTACAGTATAATATTGAACCATTAGTCACAATGTTCCATTTTGATATGCCTAATGCCTTAGATGAAAAAGGCTCATGGTCTAATCCCGAATCAGTGGACTGGTTTGAAAACTATGCGCGTGTGTTATTTGAAAACTTCGGTGATCGAGTCAAATACTGGTTAACGATCAATGAACAGAATATGTTAACGTTAGTCGGACCAATGATTGGCACGCTGCGTATTCCTGAAGGCACCAAGAATGTCGTTAAGGAAACATACCAGCAGAATCATCATATGTTAGTTGCGCAGGCCAAAGCGATGGTATTATGTCATCAGATGTGCCCAAGTGCAAAGATTGGTCCAGCTCCTAATATCTCATTAGTTTACCCAGCAAGCTGTAAACCAGAAGATATTCTGGCCGCTCAGGAATTCAATGCCATTCGTAACTGGCTCTATTTAGATATGGCTGTGTATGGCCGTTATAACAACTTAGTATGGCGTTATTTAGAAGAACATGATGCCACGCCTTCCTTTGCCCCAGGGGACAAAGAAGCTTTAGCGGAAGCACATCCTGACTTTATCGGTTTTAACTATTATAATACTGCAACCGTCAAACGCGCTGGCTTAGATGTGAAAAAGGACGAACATGCGGATCAGCAGAAAGGCTTAAGTGAACCAGGCTACTGTGAAGCTGTCGATAATCCAAACTTAGTAAAAACACAGTTTGGCTGGGAAATTGATCCATTAGGCTTTAGAGCAACAATGCGTGAAATCTATTCTCGTTATCATTTACCAATGATTGTCACCGAAAACGGCTTAGGTGCTTATGACAAGTTAGAAGATGGCAAAGTGCATGATGATTATCGTATCGCTTACTTAAAAGCGCATATTGAACAGGTGAAATTAGCTATTACTGATGGCGTTGAAATGATGGGTTACTGCCCATGGTCAGCACTTGACTTAGTCTCTACCCATGAAGGGATCCGCAAGAGATATGGCTTTATCTATGTCGATACCAGTGATGAAGAAGTAGGTTCTTTAAAACGTTATCGCAAAGATTCCTTCTATTGGTATAAGAAAGTCATCGCCTCAAACGGTGAAGATTTAAGCGAATAA
- a CDS encoding VanZ family protein, with translation MKKIKYYIPAMIMLCVIFGFSAQNGNDSGHLSDSIYYFLQAHVPLPFAKDTMTFVIRKCAHMTEFGLLGLSFLYGFSHSFSQHLYKVSLALVFVCGCLDEFHQRFSAGRSPSLRDALIDTTGALIFLSITYFITHRQKRENRVLEKV, from the coding sequence ATGAAAAAGATAAAATATTATATTCCCGCGATGATTATGCTGTGTGTGATCTTTGGCTTCTCTGCCCAAAACGGCAATGATTCCGGTCATTTATCAGATAGTATTTACTATTTCTTACAGGCTCATGTACCTTTGCCTTTCGCCAAGGATACGATGACCTTTGTCATTCGTAAATGTGCCCATATGACTGAGTTTGGGCTGTTAGGCTTATCATTCTTGTATGGTTTCTCACATAGCTTCTCGCAGCACTTATACAAAGTCTCTCTGGCACTGGTGTTTGTTTGCGGCTGTCTGGATGAATTCCATCAGCGCTTCAGCGCTGGGCGTTCGCCATCACTGCGTGATGCGCTCATTGATACCACCGGCGCTTTGATCTTCTTAAGTATCACGTACTTCATAACGCATCGTCAAAAAAGGGAAAATCGCGTATTAGAAAAGGTATAG
- a CDS encoding ABC-F family ATP-binding cassette domain-containing protein, translated as MILSCSSLSKSYLSQDVLKDVTFKMEDHDKLAIIGVNGAGKSTLLHILTGEESYDSGSLSIAKQVKIGYLSQEHAFDLDKSIYETLEEPFAQLMGIERRLRELENQMANSTHLDEIMHEYDALSAQFDAANGYEMESQIKGVLNGLGFPEEMWSSPMRILSGGQKTRIGLGQLLLRKPDLLLLDEPTNHLDLASIEWLETYLKNYPKALIVVSHDRYFVDQVTNSIMEIEHGKSTIYNCHYSEYARIKKHNRDVELKHYLNNQKEIKRMQQSIDTLKSYGREKQVKRAESKEKALAKMEHLDRPEALPQSIRIAFDPEVVSGFDVLKVTDLAMAFDHPLFDGISFEIKRGDKAALLGPNGIGKTTMFHLILHDYTPTHGKIKIGVKVMIGYYDQEQTSLDMSKTIFDEISDTYPRMTNTEIRNICATFLFKGEDVFKTIGDLSGGEKGRVILIKLLLNKANFLILDEPTNHLDIQSEEVLEDALLDFPGTILFISHDRYFINKIATKVIEMTPHGAHTYEGDYDYYMAHKHPIIEEKKDKPVTITKREIDRKTKNRIKKLEEGISALEDTISEKEALLNEEEIINDYEKYNALNDEIEKLNTQLEALMEEWENLQE; from the coding sequence ATGATACTCTCTTGTTCCTCTTTAAGCAAGTCTTACCTTAGTCAGGACGTCTTAAAAGATGTAACATTCAAGATGGAAGACCATGATAAATTAGCGATCATTGGGGTCAATGGGGCTGGGAAATCCACTCTGCTCCATATTTTAACCGGTGAAGAAAGCTATGACAGCGGCTCCCTTTCCATCGCAAAACAAGTAAAAATAGGCTACCTCTCACAGGAACATGCCTTCGATTTAGACAAAAGCATTTATGAAACATTAGAAGAACCCTTTGCCCAGTTAATGGGGATTGAAAGACGTTTACGCGAACTTGAAAATCAGATGGCTAATAGCACTCATCTCGATGAGATCATGCATGAATATGATGCCTTAAGCGCACAGTTTGATGCCGCCAATGGCTATGAGATGGAATCGCAGATCAAAGGCGTTCTCAACGGGTTGGGTTTCCCCGAAGAAATGTGGTCGTCGCCGATGCGGATTCTTTCCGGCGGACAGAAAACCCGTATTGGCTTAGGCCAGTTATTACTGCGTAAACCAGATTTATTATTACTTGATGAACCGACCAACCATCTCGATTTAGCATCGATTGAATGGTTAGAAACTTATCTCAAGAACTATCCGAAAGCCCTCATTGTGGTGTCCCATGATCGTTACTTTGTCGATCAGGTCACCAATTCCATCATGGAAATTGAGCATGGCAAATCCACGATCTATAACTGTCATTACAGTGAATATGCGCGCATTAAAAAACATAATCGCGATGTGGAACTCAAGCATTATCTCAATAACCAGAAAGAGATCAAACGCATGCAGCAGTCGATTGATACGCTCAAATCTTATGGCCGGGAAAAACAGGTGAAACGCGCGGAATCCAAAGAAAAAGCGCTCGCTAAAATGGAACACTTGGATCGGCCCGAAGCTTTGCCGCAAAGTATTCGCATTGCCTTTGATCCAGAAGTTGTGTCGGGCTTTGATGTTTTGAAAGTGACAGATTTGGCGATGGCCTTTGATCATCCGCTTTTTGATGGCATTTCCTTTGAGATCAAACGCGGTGATAAAGCAGCCTTATTAGGTCCTAATGGAATTGGCAAAACAACGATGTTCCATCTCATTTTACATGATTACACGCCAACGCATGGCAAAATTAAAATTGGCGTCAAAGTGATGATCGGCTACTACGATCAGGAACAGACATCATTGGATATGAGCAAAACCATCTTTGATGAGATTTCCGATACCTACCCACGTATGACTAATACCGAGATTCGTAATATTTGTGCGACTTTTCTCTTTAAAGGCGAAGATGTCTTTAAAACGATCGGTGATCTATCCGGCGGCGAAAAAGGTCGTGTCATTCTGATCAAACTGCTTTTAAATAAAGCGAACTTCCTGATCCTTGATGAACCAACAAACCATTTGGATATTCAGAGTGAAGAAGTATTAGAAGATGCCTTATTAGATTTCCCGGGAACGATTCTCTTTATTTCCCATGACCGTTATTTTATTAATAAAATCGCGACTAAAGTCATTGAGATGACGCCTCATGGGGCCCATACCTATGAAGGTGATTATGACTATTACATGGCTCATAAGCATCCAATCATTGAGGAAAAGAAAGACAAACCGGTAACGATTACCAAAAGAGAAATAGATCGTAAAACGAAAAACCGTATCAAAAAGCTAGAAGAAGGAATTTCTGCTTTAGAAGATACGATCAGTGAAAAAGAAGCCTTATTAAATGAGGAAGAGATCATCAATGATTATGAAAAGTACAATGCTTTAAATGATGAAATTGAAAAGCTCAATACACAATTAGAAGCTTTGATGGAAGAATGGGAAAATCTGCAGGAATAA
- a CDS encoding GntR family transcriptional regulator — MPSHNLFESAKHGTLGNKIFDLLRDRILNEEYHTGEKLNELTLVKELNISRTPIREALKQLELEGLVESIPNKGVYVKGFSPRDIDDMFEIRKELEALAIKMAIARMDEIHLAKIKDVFDLMEFYTAKKDQAKVDELNILYHETIYQATQSNYFEQLLKDIHYYVSVTSRHCLKDVSRMDTALEEHRAILEMIEDQDEDEAAALVRRHIAKTQMLVRKYYAKERDH, encoded by the coding sequence ATGCCATCACATAATTTATTTGAATCTGCCAAGCATGGCACATTGGGGAATAAAATCTTTGACTTATTACGCGATCGTATCCTTAACGAAGAATATCATACAGGTGAGAAACTCAATGAACTGACCTTAGTAAAAGAGCTCAATATTTCCCGGACCCCGATTCGGGAAGCGTTAAAACAGTTAGAGTTAGAAGGTCTGGTGGAAAGCATTCCTAATAAAGGGGTGTATGTCAAAGGCTTTTCACCGCGTGATATCGATGATATGTTTGAAATTCGTAAGGAATTAGAGGCTTTAGCCATTAAAATGGCGATTGCCCGGATGGATGAAATTCATCTTGCGAAGATTAAAGATGTCTTTGATTTAATGGAGTTCTACACCGCTAAAAAAGATCAGGCAAAGGTGGATGAACTCAATATTCTCTATCATGAAACGATTTATCAGGCGACCCAGTCGAATTACTTTGAACAGTTATTAAAAGATATTCATTATTATGTTTCAGTGACCTCCCGGCACTGTTTAAAGGATGTCTCAAGAATGGATACCGCCTTGGAAGAACATCGGGCGATTCTGGAAATGATTGAAGATCAGGACGAAGATGAAGCGGCTGCCTTGGTGCGTCGGCATATTGCGAAAACACAGATGTTAGTCAGAAAATATTATGCAAAAGAGCGCGATCATTAG
- a CDS encoding metallophosphoesterase gives MITRAKHKTLTIKGSARLIAVSDIHGHLDRFKALLRKVHYNPLEDYLVIIGDFVEKGDQVLETIHYLMYLSQFPKCIILLGNCEWALDALLHIPELAIEIPRYLKRVSANGLIRTLYHEGHYDDGHETMLGMQKQMVQKVAQEFAFIESLPVTLNVNNKLIFVHAGLENRDNYKECGLSSYLEMQRFLEMGHPFKQTVVVGHLPTSNYDPAHICNDIIIDEKKRIIAIDGGTGVKMISQLNALIIHFENGQRRYEKENVMPLPTMRVRCDVAGDPGPDHKIAFPHYEVEMIHEGEQFSQCYQEDTSALLMIKNEFLYERNGQLYCLDDYCDHQMTLHKGDLVKVAGIYGDYAYVSFHQEVGWVKLDFLEGAEHGKEEKN, from the coding sequence ATGATTACGAGAGCCAAACATAAAACCTTAACGATCAAAGGCTCAGCCCGGCTGATTGCCGTTTCCGATATCCATGGGCACTTAGATCGCTTTAAGGCTCTTTTAAGGAAAGTTCACTATAATCCCTTGGAGGATTATTTGGTGATTATTGGTGACTTTGTGGAAAAAGGAGATCAGGTGTTAGAAACGATTCATTACCTGATGTATCTCTCGCAGTTTCCCAAATGCATCATTTTACTTGGTAACTGTGAATGGGCTTTAGATGCCTTATTACATATTCCGGAACTCGCTATTGAAATACCGCGTTATCTCAAACGTGTTTCGGCTAATGGCTTAATTCGCACCCTTTATCATGAAGGCCATTATGATGATGGGCATGAAACGATGCTAGGCATGCAAAAACAAATGGTCCAGAAGGTTGCCCAAGAGTTTGCCTTTATCGAAAGTCTGCCAGTGACCCTCAATGTCAATAATAAGCTGATCTTTGTCCATGCGGGCTTAGAAAATCGTGATAACTATAAAGAATGTGGCCTCTCGAGTTATTTAGAGATGCAGCGCTTTTTAGAAATGGGTCATCCGTTTAAACAAACAGTGGTGGTTGGTCATTTACCAACTTCTAACTATGATCCCGCGCATATCTGTAATGATATCATCATCGATGAAAAGAAACGGATTATTGCCATCGATGGCGGGACTGGTGTGAAGATGATCTCACAGCTCAATGCCTTGATTATTCATTTTGAAAATGGCCAGAGGCGTTATGAGAAAGAGAACGTGATGCCGCTGCCGACCATGCGTGTGCGCTGCGATGTAGCTGGCGATCCTGGTCCTGATCATAAGATTGCCTTTCCTCACTATGAGGTGGAGATGATTCATGAAGGCGAGCAGTTTAGTCAGTGTTATCAGGAAGATACCAGTGCTTTATTAATGATTAAAAATGAGTTTCTTTATGAAAGAAACGGACAGCTTTATTGTTTGGATGATTACTGCGATCATCAGATGACTTTGCATAAAGGTGATTTGGTGAAAGTGGCAGGAATTTATGGGGATTATGCCTATGTCTCTTTCCATCAGGAAGTAGGCTGGGTCAAACTTGATTTTTTAGAAGGTGCAGAACATGGCAAAGAAGAAAAAAACTAA